The following proteins come from a genomic window of Malus domestica chromosome 02, GDT2T_hap1:
- the LOC103453082 gene encoding derlin-1-like isoform X1, with protein MSSPAEWYQSLPPISKAYGTLCVIATTAFQLGLYDWKSIALVHRLVFSHLQVWRLFTNFFFLGSFSVNFGIRLLMIARYGVQLEKGPFDRRTADFLWMMIFGATTLLVLSAIPIFYSPFLGISLVFMLVYVWSREFPNANVNIYGLVQLKAFYLPWAMLALDVIFGSPIMPDLLGIIAGHLFYFLTVLHPLAGGKNILQTPRWVRKIVARWRIGAPPPTSRTQPPPPAAAGVSFRGRSYRLSE; from the exons ATGTCTTCTCCTGCCGA ATGGTATCAGTCGCTGCCACCCATAAGCAAGGCTTATGGTACCCTCTGTGTAATTGCAACGACAGCCTTTCAACTGGGGCTTTATGATTGGAAAAGTATTGCATTAGTGCATAGACTAGTATTCTCACATTTGCAG GTTTGGAGGTTGTTTACAAACTTCTTTTTCCTTGGAAGCTTCTCTGTCAACTTTGGAATCCGCCTTCTGATGAT AGCAAGATATGGAGTTCAACTTGAAAAGGGACCATTTGATCGACGAACAGCAGATTTCTTATGGATGATGATATTTGGAGCCACGACATTATTG gttttatctGCTATCCCTATATTTTATTCTCCTTTCTTGGGGATATCTCTCGTGTTCATGCTTGTTTATGTCTGGAGTAGAGAATTTCCAAATGCCAACGTCAACATATATGGTCTCGTGCAACTTAAG GCGTTTTATCTTCCCTGGGCAATGCTTGCTTTGGACGTCATCTTTGGTTCCCCAATTATGCCAGATCTGCTGGGAATCATTGCCGGACATCTATTTTACTTCTTGACTGTGTTGCATCCATTGGCAGGTGGAAAGAACATATTACAGACTCCAAGATGGGT ACGTAAAATAGTCGCAAGATGGAGGATAGGAGCTCCTCCACCAACTAGCAGAACCCAACCACCTCCCCCAGCTGCTGCTGGTGTGTCTTTCAGAGGGAGGTCTTATCGACTTAGTGAGTGA
- the LOC103453082 gene encoding derlin-1-like isoform X2: MSSPAEWYQSLPPISKAYGTLCVIATTAFQLGLYDWKSIALVHRLVFSHLQVWRLFTNFFFLGSFSVNFGIRLLMIARYGVQLEKGPFDRRTADFLWMMIFGATTLLAFYLPWAMLALDVIFGSPIMPDLLGIIAGHLFYFLTVLHPLAGGKNILQTPRWVRKIVARWRIGAPPPTSRTQPPPPAAAGVSFRGRSYRLSE, from the exons ATGTCTTCTCCTGCCGA ATGGTATCAGTCGCTGCCACCCATAAGCAAGGCTTATGGTACCCTCTGTGTAATTGCAACGACAGCCTTTCAACTGGGGCTTTATGATTGGAAAAGTATTGCATTAGTGCATAGACTAGTATTCTCACATTTGCAG GTTTGGAGGTTGTTTACAAACTTCTTTTTCCTTGGAAGCTTCTCTGTCAACTTTGGAATCCGCCTTCTGATGAT AGCAAGATATGGAGTTCAACTTGAAAAGGGACCATTTGATCGACGAACAGCAGATTTCTTATGGATGATGATATTTGGAGCCACGACATTATTG GCGTTTTATCTTCCCTGGGCAATGCTTGCTTTGGACGTCATCTTTGGTTCCCCAATTATGCCAGATCTGCTGGGAATCATTGCCGGACATCTATTTTACTTCTTGACTGTGTTGCATCCATTGGCAGGTGGAAAGAACATATTACAGACTCCAAGATGGGT ACGTAAAATAGTCGCAAGATGGAGGATAGGAGCTCCTCCACCAACTAGCAGAACCCAACCACCTCCCCCAGCTGCTGCTGGTGTGTCTTTCAGAGGGAGGTCTTATCGACTTAGTGAGTGA